The Actinopolyspora erythraea genome has a segment encoding these proteins:
- a CDS encoding amidase family protein, producing MSASAADWTLTRAVDELASGRVTAEEYARALLDRCAEHRGLNAFISRDPARVLEQARAADSAGPSPARPLHGVPIAVKDNIDVAGWNTTAGTPALRGNLVRADSAVWSRLREAGAIPLGKTNMHELAYGITGDNRCYGPVGNPAAEGRLAGGSSSGSAAAVAASLAPAGLGTDTGGSVRIPAALCGVTGFRPSTGRYPTAGVLRISHTRDTVGVLARDVADLRLLDGVLAGEAGEQDVAASERPAPRLVVPSTPGVGDLDPELMTVVRRGVEELRSAGWELVESDFPPEVPELIDRTSFPVALAETPTNFRSYLSGTEEPLDLERLVASVADPEVRELLYPLPREVPIGRTEYRRALSQRLPELERLARRTLDRHDAVAYLVPTTVLGAPGRNVSSEVLLNGRSVPTFATYVRNTNLASLIGWPSVSIPAGRTERGLPVGFQLDARAGHDRELLDLARRCGALLSGGAVTGGEDPHIGTDVVRE from the coding sequence ATGAGCGCATCCGCCGCGGACTGGACGTTGACACGCGCGGTTGACGAGTTGGCCAGCGGACGCGTCACCGCCGAGGAGTACGCCCGGGCGCTTCTCGACCGCTGCGCCGAGCACCGGGGGCTGAACGCCTTCATCTCCCGCGATCCCGCACGCGTGCTGGAGCAGGCCCGCGCCGCGGACTCGGCGGGACCGAGTCCGGCGCGACCACTGCACGGTGTGCCGATCGCGGTCAAGGACAACATCGACGTCGCGGGGTGGAACACCACGGCCGGTACCCCCGCGCTGCGGGGCAACCTCGTCCGCGCCGACTCAGCGGTGTGGTCGCGGTTGCGTGAAGCCGGGGCGATCCCGCTGGGCAAGACCAACATGCACGAGCTGGCCTACGGGATCACGGGGGACAACCGCTGCTACGGCCCGGTTGGCAATCCGGCCGCCGAGGGACGGCTCGCCGGTGGCAGCAGCAGCGGAAGCGCCGCGGCCGTCGCCGCCTCGCTCGCCCCCGCCGGGTTGGGGACCGACACCGGAGGATCGGTGCGCATCCCCGCCGCGCTCTGCGGCGTCACCGGTTTCCGGCCGAGCACGGGGAGGTATCCCACAGCCGGGGTTCTCCGGATATCGCACACCCGGGACACGGTCGGTGTGCTGGCACGTGACGTGGCTGATCTGCGGTTGCTCGACGGGGTGCTCGCGGGTGAGGCCGGGGAACAGGACGTCGCCGCCTCGGAGAGGCCCGCTCCGCGATTGGTCGTCCCCTCGACCCCGGGAGTCGGGGACCTCGACCCGGAACTGATGACCGTCGTTCGGCGGGGGGTGGAGGAGTTGCGGAGCGCGGGATGGGAACTGGTCGAGTCGGATTTTCCCCCGGAGGTCCCGGAATTGATCGACAGGACGAGTTTTCCCGTCGCGCTGGCCGAGACCCCGACCAACTTCCGGAGCTATCTGTCCGGGACGGAAGAGCCGCTCGACCTGGAACGGTTGGTGGCCTCGGTGGCCGATCCCGAGGTGCGCGAGCTGCTCTACCCGCTGCCGCGGGAGGTTCCGATCGGGCGGACCGAATACCGGCGGGCTCTCTCCCAGCGGCTGCCGGAGCTCGAACGGCTGGCTCGCCGCACCCTCGACCGGCACGACGCGGTGGCGTACCTGGTTCCGACCACCGTGCTCGGCGCCCCGGGGAGGAACGTCTCCTCGGAAGTGCTCCTCAACGGCCGCAGCGTGCCGACCTTCGCCACCTACGTACGCAACACCAACCTGGCCAGCCTCATCGGATGGCCCTCGGTCAGCATCCCGGCCGGGAGGACGGAGCGGGGGTTGCCCGTCGGTTTTCAGTTGGACGCCCGGGCCGGGCACGATCGTGAACTGCTGGACCTGGCCCGACGTTGCGGCGCTCTGCTGTCCGGCGGCGCGGTCACAGGCGGTGAAGATCCACACATCGGAACAGACGTGGTGCGGGAGTGA
- a CDS encoding aspartate aminotransferase family protein — protein MTAEKIERTVVEEYERRTARSREAFGRAQEFMPGGDTRTMTSYSPYPVYFDSAEGITVRDLDGNTYRDFLANYGALVHGHNHPALVAAVREQVELGTAPGGPTPLQIEHARRMCARVPSLEKLRYCNSGTEATMWALRTARAYTGRDLVVKIDGGYHGTHDWGQVNAFVAAGRRFEQCDPDLAPAVVSHGVPAGVLGSVLSIPYNDGATARRVMRDHSDRIAAVIVEPVLGVGGGIPAEPDFVRTLREVTSAIGALLVFDECATFRVGTWQAAHDVRPDLTTFSKIIGGGLPIGVFGGDSEVMSIFDPFSGRDPVFHASAFGGNSLSLAAGTAALDNFGPEEVERLNGLGSELRRSLDAVAEREGVAGDSVGYGSISYFHFGRGELVNAGQTAARRAGRATLRGLLHLELLNRGFLMGRHGIICLSTPTRTEDVAEFTAAFGQALRELRPYIAQQHPELLIESSTHGEPA, from the coding sequence GTGACAGCGGAGAAAATCGAACGAACCGTGGTCGAGGAGTACGAGAGGAGGACCGCCCGGTCACGTGAGGCTTTTGGGCGGGCTCAGGAGTTCATGCCGGGAGGCGATACGCGCACGATGACGAGTTACTCGCCCTACCCGGTGTACTTCGACAGCGCCGAGGGGATCACGGTACGCGACCTCGACGGGAACACCTACAGGGACTTCCTGGCCAACTACGGTGCCCTGGTGCACGGGCACAACCACCCGGCCCTGGTGGCCGCCGTGCGAGAGCAGGTCGAGCTGGGAACCGCTCCCGGAGGCCCGACGCCGCTGCAGATCGAGCACGCACGGCGGATGTGCGCGAGGGTGCCCTCGCTGGAGAAGCTGCGCTACTGCAACTCCGGCACCGAAGCGACCATGTGGGCGTTGCGCACGGCTCGTGCCTACACGGGACGTGACCTGGTGGTCAAGATCGACGGTGGTTACCACGGAACGCACGACTGGGGGCAGGTCAACGCCTTCGTGGCGGCCGGGAGGCGATTCGAGCAGTGCGATCCCGACCTGGCCCCGGCGGTGGTGAGCCACGGGGTTCCCGCCGGAGTCCTGGGGTCGGTGCTTTCCATCCCCTACAACGACGGGGCGACCGCCCGGCGGGTGATGCGTGATCACTCGGATCGGATCGCTGCCGTGATCGTCGAACCCGTGCTCGGCGTCGGAGGCGGAATTCCGGCGGAACCGGATTTCGTGCGGACGCTTCGTGAGGTCACGTCGGCGATCGGAGCGCTGTTGGTCTTCGACGAGTGCGCGACGTTCCGGGTGGGGACCTGGCAGGCCGCGCACGACGTGCGTCCTGATCTGACCACCTTCAGCAAGATCATAGGGGGCGGACTTCCGATCGGGGTGTTCGGAGGGGATTCGGAGGTGATGAGCATATTCGACCCGTTCTCGGGGCGGGACCCCGTTTTTCACGCGAGCGCCTTCGGCGGGAACAGCCTTTCGCTGGCGGCGGGGACCGCCGCGCTGGACAATTTCGGGCCCGAGGAGGTCGAGCGCCTCAACGGGCTCGGTTCCGAGCTCCGGCGATCCCTCGACGCGGTGGCCGAGCGGGAGGGAGTGGCAGGCGACAGCGTTGGTTACGGCTCGATCAGTTACTTCCACTTCGGACGTGGTGAGCTGGTCAACGCCGGTCAGACCGCCGCCAGGCGGGCGGGAAGAGCCACGCTGCGCGGCCTGCTGCACCTCGAGCTGCTCAACAGGGGGTTTCTCATGGGAAGGCACGGCATCATCTGCCTGAGCACCCCAACCCGAACCGAGGACGTGGCGGAGTTCACCGCCGCTTTCGGGCAAGCACTGCGCGAGCTCCGCCCCTACATCGCCCAGCAGCACCCCGAGCTGCTCATCGAGTCCTCGACGCACGGAGAACCGGCATGA
- a CDS encoding tryptophan 2,3-dioxygenase — protein MARSGAVCPFAGPARSAETLDFRVAHVGEEDGLSELAALMDEKIEEFEKVDWPEGKVNIGALVVVVRGLPEKRHFLLDDAQSAVKGIAVRKGLMIGQFYPSCPDSSARNPLFRVSQAPEPLFVIRRMAFHDILFLHDNPVFFAEYEKRFGHYYTERGERNLDPRFVELYHIARGEVAKSPYIDYQSIDTLLSLQLPHTREPAELTFYLVGQTKELLFKLIYREARFARVRLAENRAEDAVVHLERIKQEFGVLSEAWNVLGTLSPVDFSGFRDQLGVASGVDSYMFRMMEFMLGKKSEEMAGRHRGIPGAEENVHRALRESSVYDEAVSLLLERRGEVRPADVARDFRDGSSDAEEVVRAWADVYRSLDRSDELFRLAESLVDVAEAYGRWCCLHMLTVERVVGSKEGTGGTSGVSWLRKAADYRLFPELWRARTLV, from the coding sequence ATGGCGCGTTCCGGCGCGGTGTGCCCCTTCGCCGGCCCCGCGCGAAGCGCGGAAACTCTCGATTTTCGGGTGGCCCACGTCGGTGAGGAGGACGGACTCTCCGAGCTCGCCGCGCTCATGGACGAAAAGATCGAAGAGTTCGAGAAGGTGGACTGGCCGGAAGGCAAGGTGAACATAGGGGCGCTCGTGGTCGTGGTTCGGGGGTTGCCCGAAAAACGGCACTTCCTGCTGGATGACGCCCAGAGCGCGGTGAAGGGGATCGCGGTGCGGAAGGGGCTGATGATAGGGCAGTTCTATCCGAGCTGCCCGGACTCTTCGGCGCGGAATCCCCTGTTCCGGGTCTCACAGGCTCCGGAGCCGTTGTTCGTGATACGCCGCATGGCGTTTCACGACATCCTTTTCCTGCACGACAACCCCGTCTTCTTCGCCGAGTACGAGAAGAGGTTCGGTCACTATTACACCGAACGCGGTGAACGAAACCTGGACCCCAGGTTCGTGGAGCTCTACCACATCGCGAGAGGAGAGGTCGCGAAAAGTCCCTACATCGACTACCAGAGTATCGACACGCTGTTGTCGCTCCAGCTTCCTCACACCCGGGAGCCCGCCGAGCTGACGTTCTACCTGGTCGGGCAGACCAAAGAACTGCTGTTCAAACTGATCTACCGGGAAGCACGGTTCGCGCGGGTGCGCCTCGCCGAGAACCGGGCCGAGGACGCCGTCGTCCACCTGGAGCGGATCAAGCAGGAGTTCGGGGTGCTCAGCGAGGCCTGGAACGTGCTCGGAACCCTTTCTCCGGTGGACTTCTCGGGGTTTCGCGATCAACTGGGAGTGGCTTCCGGAGTGGACTCCTACATGTTCCGAATGATGGAGTTCATGCTGGGCAAGAAGTCGGAGGAGATGGCCGGGCGCCATCGCGGCATTCCCGGAGCGGAGGAGAACGTCCACCGCGCGCTGCGCGAGAGCAGCGTCTACGACGAGGCGGTGAGCCTTCTCCTCGAACGCAGGGGGGAGGTTCGCCCCGCGGACGTTGCTCGCGATTTTCGAGACGGTTCTTCCGACGCGGAGGAAGTCGTCCGGGCGTGGGCGGACGTGTACCGGAGCCTCGATCGCTCCGACGAGCTGTTCCGGCTCGCCGAATCGCTCGTCGACGTGGCCGAGGCCTACGGGCGCTGGTGCTGCCTGCACATGTTGACCGTGGAGCGGGTCGTAGGTTCCAAGGAGGGTACGGGCGGGACCTCCGGGGTGTCCTGGCTCCGCAAGGCGGCGGATTATCGCCTTTTCCCCGAGTTGTGGCGAGCGCGAACTCTCGTGTGA
- a CDS encoding arylamine N-acetyltransferase family protein: MNSTARCPWKSEEIDLEPYLTRIGYADERVATTRALRALHRAHVTSIPFETIDIVAQRPVSLDLSAVQDKLVERRRGGYCYEHVVLFAAVLERFGFGVTGLHARVTADALRLLGLRTRVRESSEVRHAAPRPNTHAILLVTTADSPNPWICDVGFGGGPLEPVELVEQGSQEQHEWAFALRREAGEDYCTDLWRLRQYGPEGWLDRYTFTLTPQYTVDYEIGNHYLTTHPSSVFRRNLFVQRFLPERHDILHGTTWFTVRPGLPSEERTIPPEDVPWFVHDFFGIDAEVDSSLVPAA; this comes from the coding sequence ATGAACTCAACGGCCCGCTGCCCGTGGAAAAGCGAGGAGATCGACCTCGAGCCTTATCTGACCCGCATCGGATACGCGGATGAGCGAGTCGCCACCACGCGGGCGCTCAGGGCGCTGCACCGGGCACACGTCACTTCCATACCCTTCGAGACGATCGACATCGTCGCCCAGCGGCCGGTCAGTCTCGACCTCTCGGCTGTGCAGGACAAACTCGTCGAGCGCCGTCGGGGAGGTTACTGCTACGAGCACGTCGTGCTTTTCGCCGCGGTGCTGGAGCGGTTCGGGTTCGGGGTCACCGGCCTCCACGCCCGGGTGACGGCGGACGCGTTGCGACTGCTCGGGCTGCGCACGCGCGTGCGGGAGTCCTCGGAGGTCCGACACGCGGCCCCCCGCCCCAACACGCACGCGATTCTCCTGGTCACCACTGCGGACAGTCCGAATCCATGGATCTGCGACGTGGGGTTCGGCGGTGGTCCGCTGGAACCCGTGGAACTGGTGGAACAGGGTTCGCAAGAACAACACGAGTGGGCGTTCGCGCTCCGTCGCGAAGCGGGAGAGGACTACTGTACCGACCTCTGGCGGTTACGGCAGTACGGGCCCGAGGGATGGCTGGACCGCTACACCTTCACATTGACGCCCCAGTACACCGTGGACTACGAGATCGGCAATCATTACCTCACCACACACCCCTCCTCGGTGTTTCGACGCAACTTGTTCGTGCAACGCTTCCTGCCGGAGCGGCACGACATCCTGCACGGCACCACCTGGTTCACCGTTCGCCCGGGCCTTCCCTCCGAGGAGAGAACCATCCCCCCGGAAGACGTCCCCTGGTTCGTCCATGACTTCTTCGGCATAGACGCGGAGGTGGACAGTTCGCTCGTCCCGGCCGCGTGA
- a CDS encoding MBL fold metallo-hydrolase codes for MSATAITRIGTHSTAYLQLPGGWFHNNAGWITGERHTLLVDTCATEGRSRALLEAALGPEPKTSLTAVLTHAHGDHSHGARQVVEQDGAVYAADSAVEEIHAGPHTYPELFEYADWGSIDPPEHITPVTGRTTVDLGGTRAEIHPVPTRAHTDGDLVIHHPDDGVVFTGDLLFHGVTPLALHGSIAGWLEALDWLETFRAETLVPGHGPVVNHADSVLAQQREYLRWLLDSTTEALPDFAALEERARRGWPEWHDAERHSVNLRVAHAENRDHTPDIADAIAAMLGAAGNRIPLEL; via the coding sequence GTGTCGGCTACCGCGATCACTCGTATCGGTACTCACAGCACCGCCTACCTGCAGCTTCCGGGCGGTTGGTTCCACAACAACGCGGGATGGATCACCGGCGAACGGCACACGTTGCTCGTCGACACCTGCGCCACCGAGGGCCGCAGCCGTGCCCTGCTGGAGGCGGCGCTAGGTCCCGAACCGAAGACATCACTGACCGCGGTGCTCACCCACGCCCACGGCGACCACTCCCACGGTGCCCGGCAGGTGGTGGAGCAGGACGGCGCGGTCTACGCCGCGGACAGCGCCGTCGAGGAGATCCACGCGGGCCCGCACACCTACCCCGAGTTGTTCGAGTACGCCGACTGGGGCTCGATCGATCCCCCGGAGCACATCACCCCCGTGACCGGGCGTACCACGGTGGACCTGGGTGGCACCCGCGCCGAGATCCACCCGGTGCCCACTCGTGCCCACACCGACGGTGACCTCGTGATCCACCACCCCGACGACGGCGTGGTGTTCACCGGCGACCTGCTGTTCCACGGCGTGACCCCCCTGGCCCTGCACGGCAGCATCGCGGGTTGGCTCGAAGCCCTGGACTGGTTGGAGACCTTCCGGGCGGAGACCCTCGTGCCGGGCCACGGGCCGGTGGTCAACCACGCCGACTCCGTGCTGGCCCAGCAGCGCGAGTACCTGCGCTGGCTGCTCGACAGCACCACCGAGGCGCTGCCCGACTTCGCCGCGCTGGAGGAACGGGCCCGGCGCGGCTGGCCCGAGTGGCACGACGCGGAGCGCCACTCGGTCAACCTGCGGGTGGCCCACGCCGAGAACCGCGACCACACCCCCGACATCGCCGACGCGATCGCCGCGATGCTCGGGGCTGCCGGCAACCGCATCCCGCTGGAACTGTGA
- a CDS encoding cryptochrome/photolyase family protein, translated as MSSSAILWFRRDLRLYDHAALLAAARRADSVLAVFVLDDNLLRPAGANRRDFLYGCLRELDERLGGGLLIRRGDPAEVLPELAERVGAASVHVSADTNPYGSRRDERVRAALEGRGIDWEVTGSPYAVTPGRITKADGTPYRVFTPFRRAWSEHGWPAPAETGVDTVDWLPSDGLGGLPVPDGDPEAALGLPPPGETAALRSWHEFVESGDLAEYHSRRDRPDTAGTSRMSAYLRWGCVHPRTLLCELSRLDHHGAGSYRNELAFREFYADVLWNWPGSARHNFDTRFDRMPLDTGAEASTLFDVWCEGRTGFPVVDAGMRQLLHEGWMHNRVRMIVASFLVKDLHLPWWWGARHFMRHLVDGDLASNQHGWQWAAGSGTDAAPYFRVFNPTTQGEKFDPSGEYVRRYVPELRGLAGARAHRPWRSEGSPAPDYPAPLVDHAHERQEALARYGRIKNP; from the coding sequence GTGAGCTCCTCCGCGATCCTGTGGTTCCGCCGCGATCTGCGGCTCTACGACCACGCCGCACTGCTGGCCGCCGCGCGCCGGGCCGACTCGGTGCTGGCGGTGTTCGTGCTGGACGACAACCTGCTGCGTCCAGCCGGGGCCAACCGACGCGACTTCCTCTACGGGTGTCTGCGCGAGCTGGACGAACGGCTCGGCGGCGGGCTGCTGATCAGACGTGGCGATCCCGCCGAGGTGCTGCCCGAACTGGCCGAGCGCGTCGGGGCGGCAAGCGTGCACGTCTCCGCCGACACCAATCCCTACGGCAGCCGCCGCGACGAACGCGTGCGCGCCGCGCTGGAGGGGCGGGGAATCGACTGGGAAGTGACCGGATCGCCCTACGCGGTGACACCGGGACGGATCACCAAGGCCGACGGTACCCCGTACCGGGTGTTCACCCCGTTCCGGCGGGCCTGGTCCGAGCACGGTTGGCCCGCCCCCGCCGAGACCGGCGTGGACACGGTGGACTGGCTACCGAGCGACGGACTCGGCGGGCTCCCCGTGCCCGACGGCGATCCCGAAGCGGCACTGGGACTGCCGCCACCCGGTGAGACCGCCGCGCTGCGTAGCTGGCACGAGTTCGTCGAATCCGGAGACCTAGCGGAGTACCACAGCCGGCGCGACCGCCCGGACACGGCGGGAACCAGCAGGATGTCGGCCTACCTGCGCTGGGGATGCGTGCACCCGCGCACCCTGCTGTGCGAGCTGTCCCGGCTGGACCACCACGGCGCGGGCAGCTATCGCAACGAACTGGCCTTCCGCGAGTTCTACGCCGACGTGCTGTGGAACTGGCCGGGCAGCGCCCGGCACAACTTCGACACCCGTTTCGACCGGATGCCGCTGGACACCGGCGCCGAGGCGAGCACGCTGTTCGACGTGTGGTGCGAGGGGAGGACCGGGTTCCCGGTCGTGGACGCGGGGATGCGCCAGCTGCTGCACGAGGGGTGGATGCACAACCGCGTCCGGATGATCGTGGCCAGTTTCCTGGTCAAGGACCTGCACCTGCCCTGGTGGTGGGGAGCGCGCCATTTCATGCGCCACCTCGTGGACGGTGATCTCGCCTCCAACCAGCACGGCTGGCAGTGGGCGGCCGGAAGCGGCACCGACGCCGCGCCCTACTTCCGCGTCTTCAACCCCACCACGCAGGGCGAGAAGTTCGACCCGTCCGGCGAGTACGTGCGTCGGTACGTGCCGGAGCTGCGGGGGCTGGCGGGAGCGCGGGCGCACCGGCCGTGGCGGTCCGAGGGTTCACCGGCCCCGGACTACCCCGCTCCGCTCGTCGACCACGCCCACGAGCGTCAGGAGGCGCTGGCACGCTACGGGCGCATCAAGAACCCGTAG
- a CDS encoding aldo/keto reductase gives MSIRSLLSGETLGFGAAPVGNMFRAVPEEDAAATIQAAWDNGIRYYDTAPIYGAGLSEIRLGRVLSRYERSEYVLSTKVGRVVEYETEEPADPDERGGIFAHGRPNRVRNDYGYDGTMRSIEQSLRRLGTDHIDIAWVHDISPDFYGDDWLDAFAAARTGAFRALTSLREQGVVGAWGIGVNTVEPCELTLGLDEHTPDAFLLAGRYTLFDHSYALQRLLPRCAERDVELVVGGPFNSGVLAGGKHFEYQEASQRVLDDVDRLRKIAERHGTDIRAAALRFPLAHPAVAATIPGMSRPERVSQNLELSRTPVPTGFWQELRDERLVDPAAPLPDGV, from the coding sequence GTGAGCATCCGATCGTTGTTGTCCGGCGAGACACTCGGTTTCGGCGCCGCCCCGGTGGGCAACATGTTCCGCGCGGTGCCGGAGGAGGACGCCGCCGCGACGATCCAGGCCGCCTGGGACAACGGCATCCGCTACTACGACACCGCCCCGATCTACGGAGCCGGGCTGTCCGAGATCCGGCTCGGCAGGGTGCTGTCGCGGTACGAGCGCTCCGAGTACGTGCTCAGCACCAAGGTCGGCCGCGTGGTCGAGTACGAGACCGAGGAGCCCGCCGACCCGGACGAGCGGGGCGGCATCTTCGCGCACGGGCGCCCCAACCGGGTCCGCAACGACTACGGCTACGACGGCACCATGCGCTCGATCGAGCAGAGCCTGCGGCGGTTGGGCACCGACCACATCGACATCGCCTGGGTGCACGACATCTCCCCGGACTTCTACGGCGACGACTGGCTCGACGCCTTCGCCGCCGCGCGCACCGGGGCGTTCCGCGCGTTGACGAGCCTGCGCGAGCAGGGCGTCGTCGGTGCCTGGGGCATCGGTGTCAACACCGTGGAGCCGTGCGAGCTGACCCTCGGGCTCGACGAGCACACCCCGGACGCGTTCCTGCTCGCGGGGCGCTACACCCTGTTCGACCACTCCTACGCGTTGCAACGGTTGCTGCCGCGCTGCGCCGAGCGCGACGTGGAGCTGGTCGTGGGCGGCCCGTTCAACTCGGGCGTGCTGGCCGGTGGGAAGCACTTCGAGTACCAGGAGGCCTCGCAGCGGGTGCTCGACGACGTCGACCGGCTGCGGAAGATCGCCGAGCGGCACGGCACCGACATCCGGGCCGCCGCCCTGCGGTTCCCGCTGGCCCACCCCGCCGTGGCGGCGACGATACCGGGCATGTCCCGCCCCGAGCGCGTGAGCCAGAACCTGGAGCTCTCACGCACCCCCGTCCCGACCGGGTTCTGGCAGGAGCTGCGCGACGAACGGCTGGTCGACCCCGCGGCGCCGCTGCCGGACGGCGTCTGA
- a CDS encoding LysR family transcriptional regulator — protein sequence MLELRQLECFVAVAETEHVGRAAERLRISQSPLSRRIADLERRLGLVLFERSRQRVRLTADGEVFLSEARALLRHAERLESLGQRLGRGETGGLCLGYVEHAIHADVLPGALRSLRRDRPDVHVSLHNQTGAEQLEALRRRSLDVALVDAPPAEDDPVLESELVLRDPLVLALPADHPLASRERIQPSDLDDQPWIAIGREDAGEEFREFLSSCAAEGFTPSVRTVAPEPLAALGLVASGLGMALLQRSALRGTPPDVVLRELPWCDSSVRLWAAWHHIDLRPLVAEFRKVLLDGTAAR from the coding sequence ATGTTGGAGCTACGTCAGCTGGAGTGCTTCGTCGCCGTGGCCGAGACGGAGCACGTGGGGCGGGCCGCCGAGCGGCTGCGCATCTCGCAGTCACCGTTGAGCCGCCGGATCGCCGACCTGGAGCGACGGCTGGGGCTCGTGCTGTTCGAACGCAGCAGGCAACGCGTCCGGCTGACCGCCGACGGCGAGGTGTTCCTGTCCGAGGCGCGGGCGCTGCTGCGACACGCCGAACGGCTCGAGTCGCTCGGCCAGCGGCTCGGTCGGGGCGAGACGGGTGGGCTGTGCCTGGGCTACGTGGAACACGCCATCCACGCCGACGTGCTGCCCGGCGCACTGCGCTCACTGCGCCGGGACCGGCCGGACGTGCACGTCTCGCTGCACAACCAGACCGGCGCGGAGCAGCTGGAGGCACTGCGCAGGCGGAGCCTGGACGTCGCGCTGGTGGACGCACCACCGGCCGAGGACGACCCGGTGCTGGAGTCCGAACTGGTGCTGCGGGACCCGCTGGTACTGGCGTTGCCCGCGGACCACCCGCTGGCGAGCCGCGAGCGAATCCAACCGTCCGATCTGGATGACCAGCCCTGGATCGCCATCGGTCGCGAGGACGCCGGCGAGGAGTTCCGGGAGTTCTTGAGCTCGTGCGCCGCCGAGGGGTTCACCCCGAGCGTGCGCACGGTGGCGCCCGAACCACTGGCGGCGCTGGGGCTGGTGGCCTCGGGGCTGGGCATGGCTCTGCTGCAGCGCAGCGCGTTGCGCGGCACTCCCCCGGACGTGGTGCTGCGCGAGCTGCCCTGGTGCGACTCCTCGGTGCGGCTGTGGGCCGCCTGGCACCACATCGACCTGCGGCCGCTGGTGGCCGAGTTCCGGAAGGTGCTGCTGGACGGTACGGCGGCGCGGTAG